Proteins found in one Scardovia inopinata JCM 12537 genomic segment:
- a CDS encoding helix-turn-helix domain-containing protein: protein MIIFNIDVMLAKRKMSLTDLSKKVGITMSNLSILKTGKAKAVRVETLDKLCQALDCQPGDLLEYRAG, encoded by the coding sequence ATGATTATTTTTAATATAGATGTCATGCTGGCAAAACGGAAGATGAGTCTGACGGATTTATCAAAGAAGGTCGGAATCACCATGTCTAACCTGTCTATCTTGAAAACAGGAAAGGCCAAAGCTGTTCGGGTTGAGACCCTGGATAAATTATGTCAGGCTCTTGATTGCCAGCCGGGAGATTTACTGGAATATCGTGCCGGTTAA
- a CDS encoding GNAT family N-acetyltransferase gives MIIREYTEYRQEDIKQLYTSVGWTSCTDNLESLKKGFENSLLVLGAYTGSQAEEGRLVGLIRVVGDGYTIIFIQDLLVLPEFQRQGIGSALMRAVLEKYKDVRQCELATDNTPSSIAFYQSLGMKKYSDLDCCGFMRLGKEKIIQKVMLNQADNVMLGL, from the coding sequence ATGATTATTAGAGAATATACAGAATATCGCCAGGAAGATATTAAGCAACTGTATACATCTGTAGGCTGGACCTCGTGCACGGATAATCTGGAATCGCTGAAGAAAGGTTTTGAGAATTCTCTCTTGGTTCTGGGGGCGTATACAGGAAGTCAGGCCGAAGAGGGCAGACTGGTTGGATTAATTCGGGTGGTGGGGGATGGATATACGATTATTTTCATTCAAGATCTTCTCGTTCTTCCTGAGTTTCAGCGGCAGGGGATTGGGTCGGCTCTGATGAGGGCAGTCCTGGAAAAGTATAAAGATGTCAGGCAGTGTGAGCTGGCAACAGACAACACCCCTAGCAGTATTGCTTTCTATCAGTCACTGGGAATGAAAAAATATTCCGACCTGGACTGCTGCGGCTTTATGAGATTGGGGAAGGAGAAAATCATACAGAAAGTAATGCTTAATCAAGCAGATAATGTTATGCTGGGATTATGA
- the glnA gene encoding type I glutamate--ammonia ligase encodes MNKQQEFALQAVEENDIHFIRLWFADVLGQLKSVAIAPGELEDALEEGIGFDGSAIEGLTRVSEDDMLVRPDASTFQILPLPGGDHSTARMFCDILTPEGEPSMGDSRHVLRAALDKAKGQGFSFYCHPEIEFYLFEHQTDWTQPPVPIDEGGYFDQVPRSSSMDFRRAAVGQLEQLGIPVEFSHHEAGPGQNEIDLRHTDALSAADNVMTFRTIVKEISLDRGIYASFMPKPLVDQPGSGMHTHLSLFEGDSNAFYAAGEEFSMSQTARQFTAGILYHAQEITAVMNQFVNSYKRLWGGAEAPSYVCWGHNNRSALLRVPQYKPGKINSARVEFRALDPTCNPYLAYALLLASGLDGIDKQLELEDPTDDDVWELTDAERQAMGIKPLPGSLDSALKQMEKSEFVASVLGEHVFEYFLRNKHAEWAQYRQQVTQYELTRYLPRL; translated from the coding sequence ATGAATAAGCAGCAAGAATTTGCCTTGCAGGCAGTCGAAGAAAACGACATCCATTTCATTCGTCTCTGGTTTGCTGACGTCTTGGGGCAGCTGAAATCAGTGGCTATTGCCCCCGGTGAGTTGGAAGATGCGCTGGAAGAGGGAATTGGGTTCGATGGATCTGCCATTGAGGGCCTGACCCGGGTTTCTGAAGATGATATGCTGGTCAGACCTGATGCTTCAACTTTTCAAATTCTTCCTCTTCCTGGTGGGGATCATTCCACTGCCCGCATGTTCTGTGATATTTTGACCCCTGAAGGGGAACCCAGCATGGGGGATTCCCGTCACGTTCTGCGGGCGGCTCTCGATAAGGCTAAGGGGCAGGGCTTCAGCTTTTACTGCCACCCGGAAATTGAATTTTATCTTTTTGAACATCAAACTGATTGGACTCAGCCTCCGGTCCCCATTGATGAGGGAGGTTATTTTGATCAGGTACCCCGTAGCTCCAGTATGGATTTTCGGCGGGCAGCGGTAGGACAGTTGGAACAGTTGGGGATTCCGGTTGAATTCTCTCATCATGAGGCTGGTCCTGGGCAGAACGAGATTGATCTGAGGCATACAGATGCTTTATCTGCTGCCGACAACGTCATGACCTTCCGCACCATAGTCAAGGAAATTTCCCTGGATCGGGGAATTTATGCCAGTTTCATGCCTAAGCCTCTGGTAGATCAGCCTGGATCCGGTATGCACACCCATTTATCTCTCTTTGAAGGTGACTCCAACGCTTTTTATGCTGCCGGAGAGGAATTCAGCATGTCGCAGACAGCGCGTCAGTTTACGGCTGGAATTCTTTATCATGCCCAGGAAATCACTGCTGTTATGAATCAGTTCGTCAATTCTTATAAGCGGCTGTGGGGCGGAGCCGAAGCTCCTTCTTATGTTTGCTGGGGCCACAACAACCGATCTGCCCTCCTGCGGGTCCCTCAATACAAGCCAGGGAAAATTAATTCTGCCCGTGTGGAATTCCGGGCTTTGGACCCAACCTGCAATCCCTATCTGGCGTATGCCCTCCTCCTGGCTTCTGGCTTGGATGGGATTGATAAGCAGCTGGAGCTTGAAGATCCGACCGATGATGATGTCTGGGAGCTGACTGATGCTGAACGGCAGGCCATGGGAATTAAGCCCCTGCCTGGATCGCTGGATTCAGCGCTTAAGCAGATGGAAAAATCAGAATTTGTGGCTTCCGTTTTGGGTGAACACGTTTTTGAATATTTCCTGCGCAACAAGCATGCCGAGTGGGCTCAGTACCGTCAGCAGGTAACCCAATATGAGTTGACCAGGTATCTGCCCCGACTGTAG
- the xseA gene encoding exodeoxyribonuclease VII large subunit, which translates to MPYMPMTPPPLNAGLQPAKQPPERASETTPDNPWPVSKLSLAYHTAVERWPATWIEGQIQEINTRRAGSAYITLRDNVEDISLQVSGWRTFAAQASQFVQGDKVVVHGHPDVWMKRTSLSFIGDDIRRVGKGDLRQQIEELRKKLKGEGLFDDSNKIALPEFPQRIGIICAPQARAEGDIVTNAKLRWPTIQFTIEHVHVQGVQCPPEVIAAIEKLDADPAVDLIIVARGGGSFEDLIGFSDEGVVRATADCQTPIVSAIGHEDDWTLIDLAADMRASTPTDAAKRVVPDVMEQITIIQEARHRLHERLLRTVESEQQRIDAYKNRPSLTQPQTILEKPHLFITESARRLDVSMRRLLDEAGFSVEKLQASLTALSPQSTLNRGYAVVQSSDGHVISDSSSLSLHQKLTVTLKQGKAITSVESIEPKK; encoded by the coding sequence ATGCCATATATGCCCATGACTCCCCCGCCTCTGAATGCTGGTCTTCAGCCTGCCAAACAGCCACCTGAACGCGCTTCTGAAACAACTCCCGATAACCCATGGCCGGTAAGCAAGTTAAGCCTGGCCTACCATACAGCCGTTGAACGGTGGCCAGCTACTTGGATTGAAGGACAAATCCAGGAGATTAATACCCGTCGGGCCGGTTCCGCTTATATAACCCTGCGCGATAATGTGGAAGATATCTCCCTGCAGGTCTCAGGGTGGAGAACCTTTGCAGCCCAGGCTTCTCAATTTGTTCAGGGCGACAAAGTGGTTGTGCACGGGCATCCGGATGTATGGATGAAAAGAACAAGCCTGAGTTTTATTGGGGATGACATCCGCCGGGTGGGTAAAGGTGATCTGCGTCAGCAGATTGAAGAGCTGAGAAAAAAGCTTAAAGGAGAAGGCCTCTTTGATGACAGTAACAAAATCGCTCTGCCTGAATTTCCCCAGCGGATTGGAATCATCTGTGCCCCCCAGGCCAGGGCTGAAGGTGATATTGTCACCAATGCCAAGCTGAGGTGGCCGACTATTCAATTCACTATTGAGCACGTTCATGTTCAAGGAGTTCAATGCCCGCCAGAAGTCATAGCTGCTATTGAAAAGTTGGATGCTGATCCTGCTGTTGACTTGATTATTGTTGCCCGGGGAGGTGGCTCATTTGAGGATCTGATTGGTTTTTCTGACGAAGGCGTGGTCCGGGCAACGGCTGACTGCCAGACCCCAATAGTTTCTGCAATAGGGCATGAAGATGATTGGACTTTGATTGATCTGGCTGCAGATATGAGGGCGTCCACTCCTACCGATGCCGCTAAACGGGTGGTGCCGGATGTGATGGAACAAATCACCATTATTCAAGAAGCCCGCCACAGACTTCATGAACGCCTGCTAAGAACCGTAGAAAGTGAACAGCAGCGGATTGATGCCTACAAAAATCGTCCCAGCTTAACCCAGCCCCAGACCATTCTGGAAAAACCTCACCTTTTTATTACCGAGTCTGCCCGCAGATTAGATGTCAGCATGAGACGGCTACTGGATGAGGCAGGATTTTCCGTGGAAAAACTACAGGCCAGTCTGACCGCCCTCAGCCCCCAGTCCACTCTGAACCGCGGATACGCAGTGGTCCAATCTTCGGACGGTCATGTCATTTCCGACTCTTCATCCCTGTCACTCCACCAGAAGCTGACTGTGACCCTCAAGCAGGGTAAAGCAATAACTTCCGTCGAATCAATCGAACCGAAAAAGTAA
- a CDS encoding DUF2975 domain-containing protein codes for MEKSSSMKTLTRILHGFIIVATLVGAVVFLFLTPWVGQELAEENPEFAWAYFPCLIWAWFFALPLFIAVWPCWELAGSLSTSEGPFTRKNVRFLHLVACLAFADALIYLTGLLILGFMGASQPGLTYIISPIVIFLCLAFGVVMIALSRILNESVALREENDMTI; via the coding sequence ATGGAAAAGTCATCGAGTATGAAGACACTGACGCGAATATTACACGGTTTTATTATTGTGGCAACTTTAGTTGGAGCAGTTGTCTTCCTGTTTCTGACCCCCTGGGTTGGACAGGAACTTGCAGAGGAAAATCCAGAGTTCGCTTGGGCTTATTTCCCTTGCCTGATCTGGGCCTGGTTCTTTGCCCTGCCCCTTTTTATTGCTGTCTGGCCGTGTTGGGAGCTGGCTGGAAGTTTATCAACTTCTGAGGGTCCGTTTACCAGGAAGAATGTTCGGTTTCTGCATCTAGTTGCCTGCCTGGCTTTTGCTGATGCCCTGATCTATCTTACAGGCCTTCTCATCCTTGGTTTTATGGGAGCAAGTCAGCCGGGTTTGACCTATATTATTTCACCGATAGTTATCTTTTTATGCCTGGCATTCGGGGTTGTGATGATTGCCCTGAGCCGGATTTTGAATGAATCAGTCGCTCTGCGAGAAGAAAATGATATGACCATTTAG
- a CDS encoding 2-hydroxyacyl-CoA dehydratase, with protein sequence MTSIRVGLDVGSTTVKAVVLDTDYGIDQSGNHIHQPFNQEDRSVLFADYRRHHANVRVAVQELLIDIESALKALGRQNEPVQLAITGSGGLTLAENMQVPFIQEVISETDAIEDAYPQADVIIELGGEDAKITYLKPTPEQRMNGSCAGGTGAFIDQTATLLNTDAPGLNALAKDHTTIYPIASRCGVFAKSDLQPLINDGAAKSDLAASIFAAVATQTIAGLANGRPVRGNVVFLGGPLYFMSELRSAFTTMLDGQVDEFITPASAHLYVAYGAALAANNPDAADITAKQKKEQEESGVNIFRPRTCADLITVIDSLKNLPSGNHTLRPLFLTEEEKKEFDSRHSRQQVTIGSLEGAQGPHFLGIDAGSTTIKATLINDDQEIVWSSYGNNEGSPLLAAARIVKNVETLLPKNAYIARSCTTGYGEGLIKAGLHCDEGVVETMAHYRGAELVSPGVTSVIDIGGQDMKYLSIDQGVIESISVNEACSAGCGSFLQTFAQSMNLSIEEFTQAALRSQAPVDLGSRCTVFMNSSVKQAQKEGASIEDIAAGLCYSVVRNALYKVIKLRDTADLGQTIVVQGGTFLNDAVLRAFELLTGRQVRRPNIAGLMGAYGCALTARMHYEDGDRTRILSGSQLDNLSMTTQRDVCNLCQNKCKLTITTFQDGSRYVTGNRCERGGDKNKKRSPLPNMYDYKYKRVFSYRRLTDKKATRGAIGIPRVLNMYENYPFWFTLLTNLGFKVELSRRSSHNLFEKGIDSIASENICYPAKLVHGHIKDLLSKGLTTIFYPCVFYEENLAPDQDNKYNCPIVANYPGVIGANMEELRDPKIRYMHPYFNLSNHEKMVDRIVEEFSWVHVSRQEAQQAVSAAYAEDKIFKHDVHMEGLRALTYMKEHKLRGIVLAGRPYHVDPEINHGIPEAICTMGMVVLTEDSVSWLQPGRKLNLTPFIGQEEANPRLHTRDGFRKVDDGYDPYNLSGASLISDGQAALGLGRVLQAQSVGSARTRNGQTALKADYDDPTREATDTTANAYADHQKDRKALRVLNQWAYHARLYAAARFVSQYPTLELVQLNSFGCGLDAITTDQVQEILGEREDVYTVLKIDEVSNLGAARIRLRSLKAAVEERVKRGQGDAAGKTEVSDGGFRHTSRTGVSMSKYSHITPFTKDMKKTHTILLPQMSPAHFGLLESVFRSGGYKADLLEHVSRSDIEFGLKYVNNDACYPSILVVGQLVNAIADGRYDPDHVALGITQTGGMCRATNYYSLIRKALADAGYPQVPVIALSTQGFVSNPGFSITPALAHRAVKAICLGDLLMKVLYRTRPYEQVPGSADQLYERWETICRETIEHHGFSVTAKKYYHQPYLTFGRLCKSLVRSFDQLPLRQIPRKPRVGVVGEILVKYHPDANNNVVKVIESQDCEAVVPGMMEFMTQSLYSYKWNQKMLGTQYPPAVKETARIICEKYRKQVEDALALADGKFSQDTPIPQLMKKASQVTSLGVQAGEGWLLTAEIVDLIEHGAPNVICAQPFACLPNHVTGRGMFHEIRRQHPEANIVSIDYDPGSSEANQLNRIKLMISAAKKAVRR encoded by the coding sequence ATGACTTCAATACGTGTGGGTCTTGATGTTGGTTCAACTACGGTCAAAGCCGTGGTTCTGGACACGGATTATGGAATCGACCAATCTGGCAACCATATTCACCAACCTTTCAATCAGGAAGATCGGTCAGTGCTTTTTGCTGATTATCGCCGTCACCACGCAAATGTGAGAGTAGCAGTTCAGGAACTGCTCATCGATATTGAGTCTGCTCTGAAGGCCCTGGGCCGTCAGAATGAGCCTGTTCAGCTGGCTATTACCGGTTCAGGAGGTCTGACACTGGCTGAAAATATGCAGGTTCCTTTTATACAAGAGGTCATTTCTGAAACCGACGCCATTGAAGATGCCTATCCCCAGGCTGATGTCATTATTGAGCTGGGCGGAGAAGACGCCAAAATAACCTATCTGAAACCAACCCCGGAACAGAGAATGAACGGGTCCTGCGCAGGAGGTACCGGGGCCTTTATTGATCAAACTGCTACCTTGCTGAATACTGATGCCCCGGGTTTGAACGCCTTAGCCAAGGATCACACCACCATTTATCCCATCGCTTCCCGCTGCGGGGTCTTTGCTAAATCTGATCTTCAGCCCTTGATCAACGATGGGGCTGCTAAGTCTGATCTTGCAGCTTCCATCTTCGCCGCTGTAGCCACACAGACTATAGCTGGCCTGGCCAATGGGCGCCCGGTCAGGGGAAATGTTGTGTTTCTGGGCGGCCCCCTCTACTTTATGAGCGAACTGCGTTCTGCCTTTACAACCATGTTGGACGGCCAGGTTGATGAATTTATTACTCCGGCTAGCGCACACCTCTATGTAGCCTATGGGGCTGCCCTGGCTGCCAACAATCCTGATGCTGCTGACATTACAGCCAAGCAGAAAAAAGAGCAGGAGGAGTCGGGCGTGAACATTTTTCGTCCTCGAACCTGCGCTGATCTTATTACTGTCATAGACTCTTTGAAAAATCTGCCATCGGGCAATCATACCTTGCGTCCTCTTTTTCTCACTGAGGAAGAAAAAAAGGAATTTGATTCCCGCCACAGCCGCCAGCAGGTAACTATCGGCAGCTTGGAAGGGGCACAAGGTCCGCATTTTCTGGGGATTGACGCCGGGTCGACCACTATTAAGGCCACGCTTATTAACGATGATCAGGAAATTGTCTGGTCATCATACGGGAATAATGAGGGATCGCCTTTGCTGGCTGCGGCTCGGATTGTCAAGAATGTTGAGACCCTTCTGCCCAAGAACGCTTATATTGCTCGCTCGTGTACGACTGGCTATGGAGAAGGATTAATCAAGGCAGGTTTGCACTGTGATGAAGGGGTTGTGGAAACTATGGCCCACTACCGGGGGGCAGAGCTGGTTAGTCCCGGTGTGACGTCAGTTATAGATATTGGCGGTCAGGACATGAAGTATCTGTCCATCGATCAGGGTGTTATTGAATCCATTTCGGTCAATGAAGCCTGCTCTGCTGGCTGTGGCTCTTTCCTGCAAACCTTTGCCCAGTCGATGAATTTAAGCATAGAGGAATTCACTCAGGCAGCTTTGCGCTCGCAGGCTCCGGTTGATTTAGGATCCCGCTGCACTGTTTTCATGAATTCATCAGTCAAGCAGGCCCAAAAAGAGGGGGCCAGCATTGAAGATATCGCTGCCGGACTCTGCTATTCTGTAGTTCGTAATGCACTGTACAAAGTAATTAAGTTGAGGGACACGGCAGATTTGGGCCAGACGATTGTAGTCCAGGGAGGGACCTTTCTTAACGATGCTGTGCTCAGGGCTTTTGAACTCCTGACAGGGCGCCAGGTCCGTCGACCGAATATAGCCGGTCTGATGGGGGCATATGGCTGTGCTCTGACTGCCCGCATGCACTACGAGGATGGGGACAGGACCCGTATACTCAGTGGCTCTCAGCTGGATAATCTGAGCATGACAACGCAGAGGGACGTTTGCAATTTGTGTCAAAACAAATGCAAACTGACTATTACGACTTTCCAGGACGGGTCCCGTTATGTGACGGGGAATCGGTGTGAGCGCGGGGGAGATAAGAATAAAAAACGGTCTCCTCTGCCTAATATGTATGATTATAAATATAAGCGGGTTTTTAGCTACCGTAGGTTGACGGATAAAAAGGCGACTCGTGGGGCTATTGGTATTCCTCGAGTGCTGAATATGTATGAAAATTATCCTTTCTGGTTTACTCTTCTGACTAATCTGGGTTTCAAGGTTGAATTATCTCGGCGGTCCAGTCATAACCTATTTGAAAAAGGGATTGACTCTATTGCATCCGAGAATATTTGTTACCCGGCAAAATTGGTGCATGGACATATAAAGGACCTGCTTTCTAAGGGTCTGACTACCATCTTTTATCCCTGCGTTTTTTATGAGGAGAATCTTGCACCTGATCAGGATAATAAATATAACTGCCCTATTGTAGCTAATTATCCCGGGGTTATTGGGGCTAACATGGAAGAGTTGCGTGACCCCAAAATCCGGTATATGCATCCTTACTTCAACCTGAGCAACCATGAAAAAATGGTTGACAGGATTGTCGAAGAATTTTCCTGGGTCCATGTTTCCAGGCAGGAGGCTCAGCAGGCAGTATCAGCCGCATATGCAGAAGACAAGATTTTCAAGCATGATGTGCACATGGAGGGACTGCGTGCTCTGACCTATATGAAAGAGCATAAGCTGAGGGGAATCGTCTTAGCTGGACGTCCCTACCATGTGGATCCGGAAATCAATCACGGCATCCCAGAAGCTATTTGTACCATGGGCATGGTGGTTCTGACCGAGGATTCTGTATCCTGGCTGCAGCCTGGCCGTAAACTTAACCTGACCCCCTTTATCGGGCAGGAGGAGGCAAACCCTCGCCTGCATACCCGTGACGGCTTCCGTAAGGTTGACGATGGGTATGATCCTTATAACCTGTCTGGGGCCAGTCTTATATCTGACGGTCAGGCAGCTTTGGGCTTGGGTCGGGTTTTGCAGGCTCAGTCTGTCGGTTCTGCCAGGACCAGGAATGGGCAGACTGCCCTGAAGGCAGATTATGATGATCCTACCCGGGAAGCGACTGACACGACAGCAAATGCGTATGCTGATCATCAAAAAGATCGCAAAGCCTTAAGAGTGTTGAATCAATGGGCCTATCACGCTCGACTGTATGCAGCTGCCCGCTTTGTGTCTCAATACCCAACTTTGGAATTAGTCCAGCTCAATTCATTTGGTTGTGGCCTGGATGCTATCACAACCGATCAGGTTCAGGAAATTCTGGGCGAGAGAGAAGATGTGTACACCGTTCTTAAGATAGATGAAGTCAGCAACCTGGGGGCAGCCAGGATCCGTCTGCGTTCTCTCAAGGCAGCAGTGGAAGAGAGAGTTAAACGAGGGCAGGGGGATGCTGCCGGCAAGACAGAAGTTTCCGATGGCGGTTTCAGACATACAAGCCGGACCGGGGTGAGCATGTCCAAATATTCTCATATCACTCCTTTTACCAAAGATATGAAGAAGACTCACACCATTCTTCTTCCCCAAATGTCTCCGGCTCATTTTGGTCTACTGGAATCTGTTTTTCGTTCAGGTGGGTACAAGGCCGATCTTCTGGAGCATGTCAGCCGGTCGGACATTGAGTTTGGACTGAAATATGTAAATAATGATGCCTGCTATCCTTCCATTTTGGTGGTGGGACAGCTGGTTAATGCTATAGCGGACGGACGATACGATCCTGATCATGTAGCCCTGGGCATTACCCAGACCGGCGGTATGTGCCGGGCAACAAACTATTACAGTCTGATTCGCAAGGCTCTGGCAGATGCAGGGTATCCTCAGGTTCCTGTCATTGCCCTCAGCACCCAGGGCTTTGTCAGCAATCCTGGCTTTTCCATTACGCCTGCCCTGGCACACAGGGCGGTAAAAGCCATATGTCTGGGAGATCTGCTGATGAAGGTCCTTTACCGGACCCGGCCCTACGAGCAGGTCCCTGGCAGTGCTGATCAGCTCTATGAGCGCTGGGAGACTATTTGCCGGGAAACGATCGAGCATCATGGTTTTTCAGTGACTGCCAAGAAGTACTATCATCAGCCTTACCTGACATTTGGGAGACTGTGCAAGAGCCTTGTTCGTTCCTTTGATCAACTCCCTTTGAGGCAGATTCCCCGTAAACCTCGGGTAGGAGTAGTGGGGGAGATCCTGGTTAAATACCATCCCGATGCCAATAACAATGTGGTCAAAGTGATTGAGTCCCAGGATTGTGAGGCAGTGGTGCCGGGAATGATGGAATTTATGACCCAGTCCCTGTATTCCTATAAGTGGAACCAGAAGATGCTGGGAACCCAATACCCTCCGGCAGTCAAAGAAACTGCCAGAATAATCTGCGAAAAATACAGGAAACAGGTGGAAGATGCCCTGGCTCTTGCCGATGGAAAATTTAGCCAGGATACACCCATTCCCCAGCTGATGAAGAAAGCTTCCCAGGTTACTTCTCTGGGAGTACAGGCTGGGGAAGGCTGGCTGCTGACTGCTGAAATCGTTGATTTAATTGAGCACGGAGCTCCTAATGTGATCTGCGCTCAGCCCTTTGCCTGCCTGCCCAACCATGTGACTGGGCGGGGAATGTTCCATGAGATTCGCCGGCAGCATCCTGAGGCAAATATTGTTTCCATCGATTATGATCCTGGTTCATCTGAAGCTAATCAGCTCAACCGGATCAAGCTGATGATTTCCGCAGCTAAGAAGGCTGTTCGCCGCTAG
- a CDS encoding exodeoxyribonuclease VII small subunit has product MTDKKSPTEAAPSPASKQTPPASSLSQKERDTINSLSYEQARDQLVEVVRALEAGGLDLENSVKQWELGEALAKRAQAVLDDVRSKLDAAQADQASAGKDAGTQGNLE; this is encoded by the coding sequence ATGACAGATAAGAAGTCACCAACTGAGGCAGCCCCTTCCCCGGCTTCCAAGCAGACACCGCCGGCATCTTCACTCAGCCAGAAAGAGCGGGATACTATCAACTCTCTCAGCTATGAGCAGGCCAGGGATCAGCTGGTTGAAGTAGTCCGTGCCCTGGAGGCCGGCGGTTTGGACCTGGAGAATTCCGTCAAACAGTGGGAGTTAGGAGAGGCCCTGGCGAAACGGGCGCAGGCAGTCCTGGATGATGTTCGTTCCAAGCTCGATGCTGCCCAGGCAGACCAGGCCAGCGCGGGCAAAGACGCGGGAACCCAAGGAAATCTGGAGTAA